The Blautia hydrogenotrophica DSM 10507 genome window below encodes:
- a CDS encoding cell wall hydrolase: protein MKGKRSQRKRKICLFKRAVRILLNELYCFLRKWKRRYPHGFAVICSCVIVALAVVAGCRIFMGVNHSKVYAAEERQAVNVQQNVMPSGLAGVISGVWESEYQPDAVARIGTSCEEVIVGQRLSKIHNETQKVDMSAFAQSAAENLNSQSMTMAAAPKMMSDTDYDTLLHIVEAEAGGEDIKGRIMVANVIMNRVESPQFPDSVTEVVWDTEGGYQFSPTYDGRIGTVEISPETEDAVRQALEGTDYSQGALFFVAKDQAAKENVDWFERDLKKLFEHGVHTFYTYPDGAKE, encoded by the coding sequence ATGAAGGGGAAGAGAAGTCAGCGAAAGCGAAAAATTTGCCTTTTCAAAAGAGCAGTTAGAATTTTGCTGAATGAGCTGTACTGCTTTTTGCGGAAATGGAAAAGAAGATATCCTCACGGATTTGCGGTCATATGTAGTTGTGTGATTGTGGCTTTGGCTGTAGTTGCAGGATGCAGGATTTTTATGGGGGTGAACCACAGTAAGGTTTATGCGGCCGAGGAGAGACAGGCTGTGAATGTCCAGCAGAATGTGATGCCCAGTGGTCTGGCAGGTGTGATCAGTGGAGTCTGGGAGTCAGAATATCAGCCGGACGCAGTTGCCAGAATTGGCACATCCTGTGAAGAAGTAATTGTTGGGCAAAGGCTAAGTAAAATTCACAATGAAACTCAGAAAGTGGACATGAGTGCGTTTGCACAGAGTGCTGCGGAGAATTTGAACAGTCAGTCCATGACAATGGCAGCGGCTCCGAAAATGATGAGCGACACGGATTATGATACGCTGCTTCACATTGTGGAGGCAGAGGCAGGAGGAGAAGACATCAAGGGCAGAATTATGGTGGCAAATGTGATTATGAACCGTGTGGAGAGCCCGCAATTTCCAGATAGCGTGACAGAGGTGGTCTGGGATACAGAGGGCGGATACCAGTTTTCACCAACTTATGACGGCAGAATCGGGACTGTAGAGATATCGCCGGAGACAGAGGATGCTGTGCGGCAGGCTTTGGAAGGAACCGATTACTCCCAGGGAGCATTGTTCTTTGTGGCAAAAGATCAAGCTGCGAAAGAGAATGTAGACTGGTTTGAACGAGATCTGAAAAAATTATTTGAACATGGTGTACACACTTTTTACACTTATCCTGACGGAGCGAAAGAGTGA
- the thrC gene encoding threonine synthase, with product MEILYKSTRGDSTPVTASMAILKGLSEDGGLFVPTQIPALDIDYAKLAKMSYQEVAYVVMSKFLTDFSEEELKTCIARAYDSKFDTEKIAPVKEVNGIYYLELFHGATIAFKDMALSILPHLMTTAAKKNQVKNEIVILTATSGDTGKAAMAGFADVPGTKIIVFYPKHGVSAIQEKQMVTQRGENTYVVGITGNFDDAQTAVKKMFNDKEMAAELDSAGYQFSSANSINIGRLVPQIVYYVYAYATLLGEGKIKEGEKMNVVVPTGNFGNILAAYYAKKMGLPIQKLICASNENRVLYDFFSTGTYDRRREFKLTSSPSMDILISSNLERLIYALTGEDAGKCRGLMEALSRDGNYTITEEMREGLSDFYGNYCSEGETSEAISATYYGGNYVMDTHTAVAAGVYQKYLRETGDRTVTVIASTASPYKFARSVMQAIDNTRYEGLEDFQLIDTMSRLSGVPVPKAVDEIRTAPVLHDRVVDACDMPKTVKEILNITC from the coding sequence ATGGAGATCTTATATAAAAGTACGCGGGGTGACAGCACTCCGGTGACAGCGTCAATGGCTATTTTAAAAGGGCTTTCCGAAGACGGGGGATTATTTGTGCCTACTCAGATTCCTGCTTTGGATATCGACTATGCCAAGCTGGCGAAGATGAGTTATCAGGAAGTGGCTTATGTAGTGATGAGCAAATTCTTGACGGATTTTTCTGAAGAGGAGTTGAAAACTTGCATTGCGAGGGCCTATGATTCCAAATTTGATACAGAAAAGATAGCGCCAGTAAAAGAAGTGAACGGCATTTATTATCTGGAACTGTTTCATGGAGCTACGATTGCATTTAAAGATATGGCGTTGTCTATTCTGCCCCATTTGATGACGACAGCAGCAAAGAAAAACCAGGTTAAAAATGAGATTGTAATTTTGACGGCTACTTCCGGAGATACTGGCAAAGCTGCGATGGCAGGATTTGCGGATGTGCCAGGCACAAAAATTATTGTCTTTTATCCTAAACATGGAGTCAGCGCGATTCAAGAAAAACAGATGGTGACTCAGAGAGGGGAGAATACCTATGTAGTAGGTATCACTGGTAACTTTGACGACGCGCAGACTGCTGTGAAAAAGATGTTTAACGACAAAGAGATGGCGGCTGAATTGGATAGTGCTGGTTATCAGTTTTCTTCAGCGAATTCCATCAACATAGGACGTCTGGTTCCTCAGATTGTGTATTACGTATATGCCTACGCAACTTTGTTGGGCGAAGGAAAAATAAAAGAAGGAGAGAAGATGAATGTGGTGGTGCCGACAGGAAACTTCGGCAATATCTTAGCCGCCTACTATGCGAAAAAGATGGGTCTGCCAATTCAAAAACTGATCTGTGCGTCCAATGAGAATAGAGTTCTCTATGACTTTTTCAGTACCGGTACCTATGACAGAAGAAGAGAGTTTAAATTGACTTCTTCCCCGTCCATGGATATTTTGATTTCCAGTAATCTAGAACGATTGATTTATGCACTGACCGGTGAGGATGCCGGGAAGTGCCGGGGTCTGATGGAGGCTTTGAGCAGAGATGGAAATTATACGATTACCGAAGAGATGAGAGAAGGTTTGAGTGATTTCTATGGAAATTACTGTAGTGAAGGAGAAACATCTGAGGCGATCAGCGCCACATACTACGGTGGGAATTATGTGATGGACACACATACAGCGGTGGCGGCTGGAGTTTATCAGAAATATCTGCGTGAGACGGGGGACAGGACAGTCACTGTGATCGCGTCGACAGCCAGTCCTTATAAGTTTGCGAGAAGTGTAATGCAGGCGATCGACAATACTCGATATGAGGGGCTAGAGGATTTCCAACTGATTGATACGATGTCACGTCTTTCTGGGGTACCGGTTCCGAAGGCAGTAGATGAGATTCGGACTGCACCGGTTTTGCATGACCGTGTTGTGGATGCCTGTGATATGCCAAAGACGGTGAAAGAGATCTTGAATATTACCTGCTGA